The following proteins come from a genomic window of Terriglobia bacterium:
- the dnaA gene encoding chromosomal replication initiator protein DnaA, which translates to MEASVGNTWDRVLGRIESKVNSRSFSTWFKPTQLLTEDAASLSVRVPNTWFAEWLNTNFLPLIQDALKEIERPGMTVRFLADGAAQVAPRDPAPPVALPVAEPSTPWLNPRYIFDSFVVSSCNQFAHAAAMAVAEQPTRAYNPLYIYGGVGLGKTHLMQAIGNRLHRKGTTRLRYVSTEHFMNELINAIRFEKTLEFKERYRSVDLLLIDDIQFLAGKERTQEEFFHTFNALYDAQSQIVITSDCPPREIPTLEERLRSRFEWGLIADIQPPDLETKVAILRKKAEAERTVLPDDVALFIASNSKSNIRELEGWLIRVIAYASMSGREISLELTKETLRDILSQTAPMVTVDSIQKLVADTYNLKVSELKSRNNAHQVSFPRQIAMYLCKQLTDSSLPEIGRRFGGKHHSTVIHAIQKIDGKRQKEKEFDRMIENLTQSLK; encoded by the coding sequence CTGGAAGCGAGCGTCGGGAACACGTGGGACCGGGTGCTCGGCAGGATCGAGTCCAAGGTCAACTCGAGGTCGTTCAGCACGTGGTTTAAACCGACGCAGCTACTCACCGAGGACGCCGCGAGCCTTTCCGTCCGCGTCCCCAACACCTGGTTCGCGGAGTGGCTCAACACGAACTTCCTTCCGCTCATCCAGGACGCGCTCAAGGAGATCGAGCGGCCGGGGATGACGGTGCGGTTCCTCGCGGACGGCGCGGCGCAGGTGGCGCCGCGCGATCCCGCGCCCCCGGTGGCGCTGCCGGTCGCGGAGCCGAGCACGCCCTGGCTCAATCCGCGATACATCTTCGACAGCTTCGTGGTCTCTTCCTGCAACCAGTTCGCTCACGCCGCGGCGATGGCGGTCGCCGAGCAGCCCACCCGCGCCTACAACCCGCTCTACATCTACGGGGGCGTCGGCCTGGGCAAGACCCACCTCATGCAGGCCATCGGCAACCGCCTCCATCGAAAGGGCACGACGAGGCTGCGCTACGTCTCCACCGAGCACTTCATGAACGAGTTGATCAATGCGATCCGTTTCGAGAAGACGCTGGAGTTCAAGGAAAGGTACCGCAGCGTGGACCTCCTCCTGATCGACGACATCCAATTCCTCGCCGGCAAGGAGCGGACGCAGGAGGAGTTCTTCCACACTTTCAACGCCCTGTACGACGCGCAGAGCCAGATCGTCATCACCAGCGACTGCCCTCCGCGCGAGATACCGACCCTCGAGGAGCGGCTCCGTTCCCGGTTCGAGTGGGGACTCATCGCGGACATCCAGCCCCCCGACCTCGAGACGAAGGTGGCGATCCTGAGGAAGAAGGCGGAGGCCGAGCGGACCGTGCTCCCCGACGACGTCGCCCTCTTCATCGCCTCCAACAGCAAGTCGAACATCCGGGAGCTGGAGGGCTGGCTCATCCGGGTGATCGCCTATGCCTCCATGTCCGGCCGGGAGATCTCCCTCGAGCTCACCAAGGAGACGCTACGGGACATCCTCAGCCAAACCGCCCCGATGGTCACGGTGGACAGCATCCAGAAGCTCGTGGCCGACACCTACAATCTCAAGGTCAGCGAGCTGAAGTCGCGGAACAACGCCCACCAGGTCTCGTTTCCGCGCCAGATCGCGATGTACCTCTGCAAGCAGCTGACGGATTCCTCGCTGCCGGAGATCGGGCGGAGATTCGGGGGAAAGCACCACTCCACGGTGATTCACGCCATCCAGAAGATCGACGGCAAGCGCCAGAAGGAGAAGGAGTTCGACCGGATGATCGAGAACCTGACGCAATCGCTCAAGTGA
- the rpmH gene encoding 50S ribosomal protein L34, translating to MKRTFQPNNRRRKKTHGFLVRMRSKGGQLVLSRRRRKGRKRLSA from the coding sequence ATGAAGCGGACTTTTCAGCCGAACAACCGGAGACGCAAGAAGACCCACGGCTTCCTGGTCCGGATGCGCTCCAAGGGGGGACAGCTTGTCCTGTCCCGACGCCGCAGGAAGGGACGCAAGCGCCTCTCCGCCTGA